A single genomic interval of Bos indicus isolate NIAB-ARS_2022 breed Sahiwal x Tharparkar chromosome 5, NIAB-ARS_B.indTharparkar_mat_pri_1.0, whole genome shotgun sequence harbors:
- the MGAT3 gene encoding beta-1,4-mannosyl-glycoprotein 4-beta-N-acetylglucosaminyltransferase, with product MKMKRYKLFLMFCMAGLCLISFLHFFKTLSYVTFPRELASLSPNLVSSFFWNNAPVTPQASPEPGSPDLLRTPLYSHSPLLQPLSPSKATEELHRMDFVLPEDTTEYFVRTKAGGVCFKPGTKMLEKPPSGRPEEKVEAGDGASSSARGPGRQLLSTRERAGSRGGARRKWVECVCLPGWHGPSCGVPTVVQYSNLPTKERLVPREVPRRVINAININHEFDLLDVRFHELGDVVDAFVVCESNFTAYGEPRPLKFREMLTNGTFEYIRHKVLYVFLDHFPLGGRQDGWIADDYLRTFLTQDGVSRLRNLRPDDVFIIDDADEIPARDGVLFLKLYDGWTEPFAFHMRKSLYGFFWKQPGTLEVVSGCTVDMLQTVYGLDGIRLRRRQYYTMPNFRQYENRTGHILVQWSLGSPLHFAGWHCSWCFTPEGIYFKLVSAQNGDFPRWGDYEDKRDLNYIRSLIRTGGWFDGTQQEYPPADPSEHMYAPKYLLKNYDQFRYLLDNPYREPKSTAAGGWRNKGSEGRPPARGKLDVVEG from the coding sequence ATGAAGATGAAACGCTACAAGCTGTTTCTCATGTTCTGTATGGCCGGCCTGTGTCTCATCTCCTTCCTGCACTTCTTTAAGACCCTGTCCTATGTCACCTTCCCCCGCGAACTAGCCTCTCTCAGCCCTAACCTGGTGTCCAGCTTCTTCTGGAACAATGCCCCGGTCACGCCCCAGGCCAGCCCGGAGCCGGGTAGCCCCGACCTGCTGCGGACCCCACTCTATTCCCACTCACCCCTGCTCCAGCCGCTGTCGCCGAGCAAGGCCACGGAGGAGCTCCACCGGATGGACTTCGTGCTGCCTGAGGACACCACCGAGTACTTCGTCCGCACCAAAGCCGGGGGCGTCTGCTTCAAGCCAGGTACCAAGATGCTGGAGAAGCCCCCATCGGGGCGGCCAGAGGAGAAGGTGGAGGCGGGCGACGGCGCATCGTCGTCGGCGCGGGGCCCGGGCCGGCAGCTACTGAGCACCCGGGAGCGAGCGGGGAGCCGCGGCGGCGCGCGGCGCAAGTGGGTGGAGTGCGTGTGCCTCCCGGGCTGGCACGGGCCGAGCTGCGGCGTGCCCACCGTGGTGCAGTACTCCAACCTGCCCACCAAGGAGCGCCTGGTGCCCCGGGAGGTGCCACGGCGGGTCATCAACGCCATCAACATCAACCATGAGTTCGACCTGCTGGACGTGCGCTTCCACGAGCTGGGCGACGTGGTGGACGCCTTCGTGGTGTGCGAGTCCAACTTCACAGCATACGGGGAGCCGCGGCCGCTCAAGTTCCGCGAGATGCTGACCAACGGCACCTTCGAGTACATCCGGCACAAGGTGCTGTACGTCTTCCTGGACCACTTCCCGCTGGGCGGGCGGCAGGACGGCTGGATCGCAGACGACTACCTGCGCACCTTCCTGACGCAGGACGGCGTGTCGCGGCTCCGCAACCTACGGCCGGACGATGTCTTCATCATCGACGACGCCGACGAGATCCCCGCGCGCGACGGCGTGCTCTTCCTCAAGCTCTACGACGGCTGGACGGAGCCCTTCGCCTTCCACATGCGCAAGTCGCTGTACGGCTTCTTCTGGAAGCAGCCGGGCACCCTGGAGGTGGTGTCGGGCTGCACGGTGGACATGCTGCAGACGGTGTACGGGCTGGACGGCATCCGCCTGCGCCGCCGCCAGTACTACACCATGCCTAACTTCCGTCAGTATGAGAACCGCACGGGCCACATCCTGGTGCAGTGGTCGCTGGGGAGCCCCCTGCACTTTGCCGGCTGGCACTGCTCCTGGTGCTTCACGCCCGAGGGCATCTACTTCAAGCTCGTGTCGGCCCAGAACGGCGACTTCCCCCGCTGGGGCGACTACGAAGACAAGCGGGACCTCAACTACATCCGGAGCCTGATCCGCACGGGGGGCTGGTTCGACGGCACGCAGCAGGAGTACCCGCCGGCCGACCCCAGCGAGCACATGTACGCCCCAAAGTACCTGCTGAAGAACTACGACCAGTTCCGCTACCTGCTGGACAACCCCTACCGGGAGCCCAAGAGCACAGCGGCCGGTGGGTGGCGGAACAAGGGTTCGGAGGGAAGGCCACCCGCCAGGGGCAAATTGGATGTGGTTGAAGGCTAG